CCTTCGAGGAAGGGTTGCGCAGGACGATCGAGTGGTACGAGATCGCGCGGAAGGAGAGGCATCTGCCATGAAACGGGTCCTGATCACCGGCGGCGCGGGGTTCATCGGCTCGCACCTGTGCGAGAGACTGCTCGCGCGCGGGGACGAAGTGCTCTGCATCGACAATTTCTTCACCTCCCGGCGGGCGAACATTTTGCACCTCCTCGACAATCATATGTTCGAGTTCATGCGCCACGACATCACCTGGCCCCTGTACGTCGAGGTGGACGAGATCTACAACCTGGCGTGCCCCGCCTCCCCCATCCACTACCAGTTCGATCCCGTCCAGACCACCAAGACGAATGTCCACGGGTCGATCAACATGCTCGGCCTCGCAAAAAGACTCAAGGTCAGGAT
The window above is part of the Candidatus Deferrimicrobiaceae bacterium genome. Proteins encoded here:
- a CDS encoding GDP-mannose 4,6-dehydratase, which produces MKRVLITGGAGFIGSHLCERLLARGDEVLCIDNFFTSRRANILHLLDNHMFEFMRHDITWPLYVEVDEIYNLACPASPIHYQFDPVQTTKTNVHGSINMLGLAKRLKVRILQASTSEVYGDPTEHPQKESYWGNVNPIGPRSCYDEGKRCAETLFFDYHRQHKLNIRVVRIFNTFGPRMHPNDGRVVS